A genomic window from Flavobacterium phycosphaerae includes:
- a CDS encoding acyloxyacyl hydrolase: protein MKHFYCFLLLVSGLALAQQKDTYAIEVSALRGNVLPHKEDMYHLINGHPEGLMVRFLVKTHGRKEWQKAFNFPDYGTYFLYQDFKSEPLGSAYAVGGFYNFYFWKRRLQLQLAQGFAMTTNPYDKETNSKNKAFGTKILDNTNFGLTYTNQTLFKNIGFHAGLFFAHYSNGRVRSPNSGINTYSLNLGVNYNFNDEKAIVNDTTGVKKSYREPIKYNFVLRTGINESPIIGSGQRPFYHIGFYADKRLNRKSALQLGTELFLTNSFKDYIKYFAVAYPEKNIDPNTDYKRVGVFVGHELFINRVSLEAQLGYYVYQPFKKDIAIYDRVGIKYYVTDKIFTSFAVKTHLFLAEALEFGVGVRL, encoded by the coding sequence ATGAAACATTTTTACTGTTTTCTTTTATTGGTTTCAGGCCTTGCTTTGGCGCAGCAAAAGGATACTTATGCCATAGAGGTGTCAGCCTTGCGAGGGAATGTTTTACCGCACAAAGAAGATATGTATCACTTAATTAACGGACATCCGGAAGGATTGATGGTGCGTTTTTTGGTCAAAACTCATGGCCGAAAAGAGTGGCAAAAAGCGTTTAATTTTCCCGATTACGGAACCTATTTTTTATATCAGGATTTTAAGAGCGAACCTTTAGGCTCGGCTTATGCTGTTGGTGGTTTTTACAATTTTTATTTTTGGAAAAGAAGGTTGCAATTGCAACTGGCGCAAGGATTTGCGATGACGACCAATCCGTATGATAAAGAAACCAACAGCAAGAATAAGGCTTTTGGAACCAAGATTTTGGATAATACCAATTTTGGTTTGACGTATACGAATCAGACGCTATTTAAAAATATAGGGTTTCATGCCGGACTGTTTTTTGCGCATTATTCGAACGGTAGAGTGAGGTCGCCCAACAGTGGAATCAATACTTATTCGCTGAATTTAGGGGTGAATTATAATTTTAATGATGAAAAAGCGATAGTGAATGATACTACCGGGGTCAAAAAATCATACCGCGAACCTATAAAATACAATTTTGTTTTACGAACCGGAATCAATGAAAGTCCGATTATAGGAAGTGGTCAGCGACCGTTTTATCATATAGGTTTTTATGCGGATAAACGCCTGAACCGCAAATCGGCTTTGCAGTTGGGAACCGAATTGTTTCTGACAAATTCATTTAAAGATTATATCAAATATTTCGCGGTAGCTTATCCGGAGAAAAACATTGACCCGAATACCGATTACAAGCGTGTCGGGGTTTTTGTGGGGCATGAATTGTTTATCAATAGGGTTTCGCTCGAAGCGCAATTGGGATATTATGTTTACCAGCCGTTTAAAAAAGACATTGCTATTTATGACCGTGTTGGAATTAAATATTATGTTACCGATAAAATTTTTACAAGCTTTGCTGTTAAAACGCACTTGTTTTTAGCTGAGGCTTTAGAATTTGGTGTTGGGGTTAGATTATAA
- a CDS encoding homocysteine S-methyltransferase family protein: MSTIQDAIKERILVLDGAMGTMLQRNNFSEEDFRGERFKDFPHPLKGNNDLLSITQPEAVKQVHRLYFQAGADIVETNTFSGTTIGMADYHLEDLVYELNYESAKIAREVADEFTDRPRFVAGSIGPTNRTASMSPDVNDPGFRAVTFDDLRIAYKQQVEALIEGGVDVLLVETIFDTLNAKAALFAIEEVKEERNLDIPVMVSGTITDASGRTLSGQTVEAFLISIAHIPLLSIGFNCALGADQLKPYLKRLAHNTTLNISAHPNAGLPNAFGQYDQTPQEMQALIKEYLQDNLVNIIGGCCGTTPEHIKAIAEVAKEFKPRHILETI, from the coding sequence ATGTCAACAATTCAAGACGCCATAAAAGAAAGAATTCTCGTCCTCGACGGTGCCATGGGAACGATGCTGCAACGCAACAATTTCTCCGAAGAAGATTTCCGAGGTGAACGCTTTAAGGATTTTCCCCATCCGCTGAAAGGCAATAATGATTTGCTTTCCATCACCCAACCCGAAGCAGTAAAACAAGTCCACCGCCTATATTTTCAAGCCGGTGCCGATATCGTAGAAACCAACACGTTCTCAGGAACCACAATCGGTATGGCCGATTACCACTTGGAAGATTTGGTTTATGAATTAAACTACGAATCCGCCAAAATTGCCCGTGAAGTAGCCGATGAATTTACAGACAGACCACGTTTCGTAGCCGGTTCCATCGGACCAACCAACAGAACTGCTTCCATGTCACCCGATGTAAACGATCCGGGATTCAGAGCGGTAACCTTTGACGATTTGCGCATAGCCTACAAACAACAAGTAGAAGCCTTAATTGAAGGTGGAGTCGATGTACTTTTAGTAGAAACCATTTTCGACACACTTAACGCCAAAGCGGCTTTATTCGCTATTGAAGAAGTCAAGGAAGAACGCAATTTAGACATACCTGTAATGGTTTCTGGAACCATTACCGATGCTTCAGGACGAACCCTTTCCGGGCAAACAGTAGAAGCCTTTTTGATTTCCATTGCCCATATTCCTTTACTAAGCATAGGATTTAATTGTGCTCTTGGTGCCGACCAATTAAAACCGTATTTAAAGCGTTTAGCCCACAATACAACCTTAAATATTTCTGCTCATCCTAATGCCGGTTTGCCTAATGCTTTCGGGCAATACGACCAAACACCACAGGAAATGCAAGCCTTAATCAAAGAGTATTTACAAGATAATTTAGTAAACATCATTGGCGGTTGCTGCGGTACAACTCCGGAACATATCAAAGCCATCGCTGAAGTAGCCAAAGAATTTAAACCAAGACATATTTTAGAAACGATATAA
- a CDS encoding OsmC family protein, which translates to MLAGYAGCINAVGELVAKEQGIVLKSLQIEISGTLSLDKYQGKISYERAGFKSVEVVVKPTSDATLEQLKDWLIAVENRCPVQDNLANPTPVSVVLFKEYESSAVA; encoded by the coding sequence ATTCTGGCAGGTTATGCCGGTTGCATTAATGCTGTTGGGGAATTGGTAGCTAAAGAACAGGGTATTGTTTTAAAATCACTTCAAATAGAAATTTCAGGAACCCTAAGTTTAGATAAGTATCAGGGGAAAATCAGCTATGAAAGAGCGGGTTTCAAATCGGTTGAAGTAGTAGTTAAACCAACATCCGATGCTACTTTAGAGCAATTAAAAGATTGGTTAATCGCTGTTGAAAATCGCTGTCCGGTTCAGGATAATTTGGCCAATCCAACTCCGGTTTCCGTAGTGTTGTTCAAGGAATATGAATCCTCAGCAGTCGCCTAA
- a CDS encoding homoserine dehydrogenase family protein, whose protein sequence is MSALRVNVILFGIGNVGSTLINQVIESQQFFLKKRNIELRFPIITNSTLAFFEKEGVKNKWEANFAQSAIPFRIDDIIEYVQEQQLENLIAVDATASSELIKSYIPLIQNGFDIVAANKKANTQHIDFYKELRRNLKKFDKSFLYETNVGAGLPVVQTINDLHFSGEEITKIRGVFSGSLSYIFNRFSSEDIPFSTILADAEKKGYTEPDSREDLSGNDVARKLLILAREIEQEFEFSGIKIETLLLPNLNEKNTKAEYSVNKLLFDKPFQIAKITQAENHVLRYVGEFDVIKKELEVKLISVPKSSALGQLKGADNLIEIYTKSYGEIPIVIQGAGAGKQVTARGVLTDILKIAEKIKIKEAVWL, encoded by the coding sequence ATGTCAGCGCTTAGAGTCAATGTCATCCTTTTCGGCATCGGAAATGTCGGAAGCACTTTAATCAATCAGGTAATCGAAAGCCAACAATTCTTTCTTAAAAAAAGAAATATTGAGCTGCGTTTTCCCATCATCACCAATTCCACTTTGGCTTTTTTTGAAAAAGAGGGCGTCAAAAACAAATGGGAAGCCAACTTCGCCCAATCAGCTATTCCATTCCGAATCGATGACATCATTGAATACGTTCAAGAGCAACAATTGGAAAACCTGATTGCTGTGGATGCCACCGCCAGTTCCGAATTGATTAAAAGCTATATCCCACTCATTCAAAACGGGTTCGATATAGTTGCTGCCAACAAAAAAGCAAATACTCAGCACATCGACTTCTACAAAGAACTCCGAAGGAACCTCAAAAAATTTGACAAATCCTTTCTGTATGAAACCAATGTAGGTGCCGGTTTACCAGTAGTCCAAACCATCAACGACTTACACTTTTCGGGTGAAGAAATCACCAAAATTCGAGGCGTATTCTCCGGCTCGCTGAGTTATATTTTTAATCGATTTTCTTCCGAAGACATTCCGTTTTCTACTATTCTTGCCGATGCGGAGAAGAAAGGATACACGGAGCCCGACTCCCGAGAAGATTTATCCGGAAACGATGTGGCCCGAAAATTATTGATTCTGGCTCGCGAAATAGAGCAAGAGTTTGAGTTTTCAGGTATAAAAATAGAAACCCTTTTGCTTCCCAATCTGAATGAAAAGAATACCAAAGCAGAATATTCAGTAAATAAATTGCTTTTTGACAAACCGTTTCAAATTGCCAAAATCACGCAAGCCGAAAACCATGTTTTGCGTTATGTAGGTGAATTTGATGTGATCAAAAAAGAATTGGAAGTCAAACTGATTTCAGTTCCAAAAAGTTCCGCATTGGGTCAACTCAAAGGCGCCGATAACCTGATTGAAATTTACACCAAATCCTATGGCGAAATCCCAATTGTCATCCAGGGAGCTGGCGCAGGGAAACAAGTTACCGCTCGTGGCGTTTTGACTGATATTCTCAAAATCGCCGAAAAAATTAAAATCAAAGAAGCCGTTTGGCTCTAA
- a CDS encoding alpha/beta fold hydrolase produces MKNLEKIDLFTFDLENGKQRPYLSLFYQTFGKPIGTAPVVVVNHALTGNSTVTGENGWWNDLIGDHKIIDTTYFTVIAFNIPGNGYDNNFGNLISNYQDFTIRDVARIFWEGLQFLNIKKVFAVIGGSLGGAVAWEMAVLQPNKIEHLIPIATDWKATDWVIANVLIQDQILNNSDDPIADARLHAMLLYRTPQSINQRFQRNKFNNLSIFQIENWLITHGFKLKNRFRLSAYKLMNHLLKTNDITRNRKEFLTVAQTIQAHIHVVAVDTDYFFIPEENRETHRQLQTVKENVFYHEIQSIHGHDAFLIEFEQLAQILEPIFNKQNQHNYVSA; encoded by the coding sequence ATGAAAAATTTAGAAAAAATAGACCTGTTTACTTTTGATTTAGAAAACGGGAAGCAACGTCCTTATCTTTCGTTGTTTTATCAAACTTTTGGGAAGCCCATCGGCACAGCTCCGGTGGTGGTGGTAAATCATGCTTTAACCGGAAACTCCACGGTGACCGGAGAAAACGGCTGGTGGAATGATTTGATAGGTGACCATAAAATCATCGACACTACTTACTTTACCGTTATAGCCTTTAATATTCCGGGAAATGGATATGATAATAATTTTGGGAATTTAATTTCCAATTATCAGGATTTTACCATTCGAGATGTAGCGCGAATTTTTTGGGAAGGCCTGCAGTTTTTAAACATCAAAAAAGTTTTTGCTGTAATAGGAGGGAGTTTGGGCGGAGCCGTAGCCTGGGAAATGGCTGTTTTACAACCCAACAAAATCGAGCATTTAATTCCCATCGCCACCGATTGGAAAGCCACCGATTGGGTCATTGCCAATGTGTTGATTCAAGACCAAATTCTCAACAATTCTGACGATCCGATTGCTGATGCCCGATTGCATGCAATGCTTTTGTACCGAACACCACAATCCATCAACCAACGGTTTCAAAGGAATAAGTTCAACAACTTGTCCATCTTTCAAATCGAAAATTGGCTGATTACTCATGGGTTCAAACTCAAAAACCGCTTTCGTTTATCGGCTTATAAATTGATGAATCATTTACTGAAAACAAATGACATCACTCGTAACCGAAAAGAATTTTTGACTGTTGCCCAAACAATCCAAGCTCATATTCATGTGGTGGCTGTTGACACGGATTATTTTTTTATTCCCGAGGAAAACCGCGAAACGCACCGGCAATTGCAAACCGTAAAAGAAAATGTCTTTTATCACGAAATCCAATCCATCCACGGACACGATGCTTTTTTGATAGAATTCGAACAGCTAGCTCAAATTTTAGAACCTATTTTTAACAAACAAAATCAACATAATTATGTCAGCGCTTAG
- the metF gene encoding methylenetetrahydrofolate reductase [NAD(P)H], translating into MKVTQHIENAKGKPLFSFEILPPLKGQNIQSIFDSIDPLMEFNPPFIDVTYHREEYEYKELPNGLLQKKIVKKRPGTVGICAGIQNKYNVDAIPHILCGGFTKEDTENLLIDLDFLGIDNVVALRGDALKTETYFHPEKEGNEYATELVTQISNLNNGIYLDEDLKNSAKTNFCVGVAGYPEKHMEAPSLDSDIHFLKQKIKNGADYIITQMFFDNQKFFDFVEKCRTAGITVPIIPGLKPIATKKQLNLIPHRFSIELPDDLIMAVVKAKDNDHVKEIGIEWCTQQSKELVAAGIPVLHYYSMGKAANIKAIASQVF; encoded by the coding sequence ATGAAAGTAACCCAACATATAGAAAACGCTAAAGGAAAACCATTGTTCTCCTTTGAGATTTTACCGCCTTTGAAAGGGCAAAACATTCAGTCGATTTTTGACAGTATTGATCCGTTGATGGAGTTCAATCCGCCATTTATTGATGTGACTTATCACAGAGAGGAATACGAATACAAAGAATTACCCAATGGGTTGTTACAAAAGAAAATCGTTAAGAAACGTCCGGGAACGGTGGGAATTTGTGCCGGTATTCAGAATAAATATAATGTAGATGCTATTCCGCATATCTTGTGTGGTGGTTTTACCAAAGAAGACACCGAGAACCTTTTGATTGATTTGGATTTTTTAGGAATTGATAATGTTGTGGCTTTACGAGGCGATGCTTTAAAAACCGAAACCTATTTTCATCCGGAAAAAGAAGGGAATGAATACGCGACTGAATTGGTTACTCAAATCAGTAATCTGAATAACGGAATTTACTTGGATGAAGATTTGAAGAATTCGGCTAAGACTAATTTTTGTGTGGGTGTGGCCGGTTATCCTGAGAAACACATGGAGGCTCCGAGCTTGGACAGCGACATCCATTTTCTGAAACAAAAAATAAAAAATGGTGCCGATTACATTATTACTCAGATGTTTTTTGACAATCAGAAATTCTTTGATTTTGTAGAAAAATGCAGAACAGCCGGCATAACAGTACCAATTATACCGGGATTGAAACCTATAGCGACTAAAAAACAACTGAACTTAATTCCCCACCGATTCAGTATAGAATTGCCTGATGATTTAATTATGGCTGTGGTAAAAGCCAAAGACAACGACCATGTAAAAGAAATAGGAATTGAGTGGTGTACCCAACAAAGTAAAGAGTTAGTAGCTGCAGGAATACCGGTTTTGCATTATTACTCGATGGGAAAAGCAGCGAATATTAAGGCAATTGCTTCACAGGTGTTTTAA
- the metH gene encoding methionine synthase, with amino-acid sequence MAEATKYLKLSGLEPLIVTPESNFINVGERTNVTGSRKFLRLIKEEKYEEALDIARNQVEGGAQIIDINMDEGMLDGVYAMTKFLNLIAAEPDIARVPVMIDSSKWEIIEAGLKVVQGKGVVNSISLKEGKAAFIHHAKLIKRYGAAVIVMAFDEEGQADNYERRIEICKRSYDILVNEVHFPAEDIIFDPNIFPVATGMEEHKLNALDFFRATKWIRENLPYAGVSGGVSNVSFSFRGNDKVREAMHSAFLYHAIKNGMTMGIVNPEMLEIYDEIDPILLEHVEDVLLNRREDATERLLDLAESFKGDFKTNEKAIQEWRSGSVQDRLTHSLVKGIDEFIEIDVEEARQVASKPIEVIEINLMAGMNVVGDLFGSGKMFLPQVVKSARVMKKAVAYLLPYIEASKDGKSSSAGKVLMATVKGDVHDIGKNIVAVVLACNNFEIIDLGVMVPPEKIIEAAVRENVDIIGLSGLITPSLDEMVYLAKEMDKLNIKIPVMIGGATTSRAHTAVKIAPEYKETVVHVNDASRAVTVASNLLQAETKIAYAQTVRAEYDKLREGYLSRSRDKNYLSIEDARKNKLQLDWNNFTPVKPNFIGTKTIDVELSELVDFIDWTPFFSSWELYGKYPAILTDEVVGEQATTLFADAQKMLNQIVSEKWLTAKGILGIFPANTVNDDDIEIEGTNHKFLTLRQQSQKTAGAPNIALADFIAPKASGKQDYIGCFCVATGFGVEEKAAEFEKQLDDYNSILVKALGDRLAEAFAEYLHLKVRKEIWGYASEESLTNQDLIDEEYKGIRPAPGYPACPDHLEKPTIWKLLNVELEIGVKLTESMAMWPASSVSGYYFANPESKYFGLGKIKNDQVEDYAKRRGISTETANKWLSPNIAD; translated from the coding sequence ATGGCGGAAGCAACAAAATATTTAAAACTATCCGGTTTAGAGCCGCTTATCGTGACTCCGGAATCTAATTTCATTAACGTAGGAGAACGCACCAACGTAACCGGTTCGCGTAAATTCTTGCGACTTATTAAAGAAGAAAAATACGAAGAAGCACTCGATATTGCCCGCAACCAAGTGGAAGGCGGAGCACAAATCATCGACATCAATATGGATGAAGGAATGTTGGACGGGGTTTATGCGATGACCAAATTCCTCAACCTGATTGCCGCCGAACCAGATATTGCTCGAGTTCCGGTAATGATTGACAGTTCCAAATGGGAAATCATTGAAGCCGGTTTGAAGGTAGTACAAGGTAAAGGGGTTGTGAATTCCATTTCTTTAAAAGAAGGGAAAGCAGCTTTCATTCATCATGCGAAGTTGATTAAAAGATATGGTGCCGCAGTAATCGTTATGGCTTTTGATGAAGAAGGTCAGGCTGATAACTATGAAAGAAGAATTGAAATCTGTAAAAGAAGTTATGATATCTTAGTCAATGAAGTGCATTTTCCGGCGGAAGACATCATCTTTGATCCGAATATTTTCCCGGTGGCTACCGGAATGGAAGAACACAAATTAAACGCCTTAGATTTCTTCAGAGCCACCAAATGGATTCGCGAAAACTTGCCTTATGCCGGTGTTTCCGGTGGGGTGAGTAATGTGTCGTTTTCATTTCGTGGGAATGACAAAGTACGGGAAGCCATGCATTCGGCGTTCTTATACCACGCGATTAAAAACGGCATGACGATGGGAATTGTGAATCCGGAAATGTTGGAGATTTATGATGAAATCGATCCAATCTTATTGGAACATGTAGAAGATGTTTTGCTAAATAGAAGAGAAGATGCCACAGAAAGATTATTGGATTTAGCCGAAAGCTTCAAAGGCGATTTCAAGACCAACGAAAAAGCGATTCAAGAATGGCGCAGTGGTTCGGTACAAGACCGATTAACCCATTCGTTAGTGAAAGGAATTGACGAATTTATAGAAATAGATGTTGAAGAAGCAAGACAAGTAGCCTCCAAACCCATTGAAGTTATCGAAATCAATTTGATGGCCGGGATGAATGTGGTGGGTGATTTATTCGGAAGCGGGAAAATGTTTTTGCCTCAAGTGGTAAAATCAGCCCGTGTAATGAAGAAAGCCGTGGCCTATTTGCTACCATATATAGAAGCTTCTAAAGACGGGAAATCATCCTCCGCCGGAAAGGTTTTGATGGCCACCGTAAAAGGAGATGTGCACGACATCGGCAAAAATATAGTAGCCGTAGTATTGGCCTGCAACAATTTTGAAATCATCGATTTGGGCGTAATGGTGCCACCGGAAAAAATCATTGAAGCGGCTGTTCGCGAAAATGTCGATATCATTGGGTTGAGCGGATTGATTACGCCTTCGCTGGATGAAATGGTGTATTTGGCCAAAGAAATGGACAAACTCAACATCAAAATTCCGGTCATGATAGGCGGAGCTACGACTTCTAGAGCGCATACGGCTGTGAAAATTGCACCGGAATATAAAGAAACGGTGGTTCACGTAAACGATGCTTCGCGTGCGGTAACCGTAGCCAGTAATTTGCTTCAAGCAGAAACTAAAATAGCTTATGCTCAAACCGTTCGGGCCGAATACGACAAACTCCGGGAAGGCTATTTAAGTCGAAGTCGAGATAAAAATTACCTTTCAATTGAGGATGCAAGAAAGAATAAATTACAATTAGATTGGAATAATTTCACACCGGTTAAACCAAATTTCATCGGAACAAAAACCATTGATGTTGAATTATCTGAACTAGTTGATTTCATCGACTGGACACCCTTCTTCAGTTCGTGGGAACTGTATGGAAAATATCCGGCGATTTTGACGGATGAGGTAGTAGGGGAACAAGCCACTACTTTATTCGCCGATGCCCAAAAAATGCTCAACCAAATAGTTTCCGAGAAATGGTTAACAGCGAAAGGAATTCTTGGAATTTTTCCAGCGAATACGGTCAATGATGATGATATTGAAATTGAAGGAACTAATCATAAGTTTCTGACTTTGCGACAACAATCACAAAAAACAGCGGGAGCACCAAACATCGCGTTAGCTGATTTTATTGCACCAAAAGCAAGCGGAAAGCAAGATTATATTGGTTGTTTTTGTGTTGCTACCGGATTTGGCGTAGAGGAAAAAGCAGCCGAATTCGAAAAACAATTAGACGATTACAACTCGATTTTAGTAAAAGCCCTTGGTGATAGATTAGCAGAAGCTTTTGCTGAGTATTTGCATTTAAAAGTCCGTAAAGAGATTTGGGGCTATGCGTCCGAGGAAAGTTTGACCAATCAAGATTTGATTGACGAAGAATACAAAGGCATCCGCCCGGCTCCGGGTTATCCTGCTTGTCCTGACCATTTAGAAAAACCCACCATTTGGAAACTGTTGAATGTAGAACTGGAAATAGGCGTGAAGCTAACTGAAAGTATGGCAATGTGGCCGGCTTCTTCGGTTTCGGGCTATTATTTTGCGAACCCGGAAAGCAAGTATTTTGGCTTAGGAAAAATCAAGAATGACCAAGTAGAAGATTATGCCAAAAGAAGAGGAATTTCAACAGAAACAGCCAACAAATGGCTTTCACCAAATATTGCCGATTAA